From the Rhodococcus sp. NBC_00297 genome, one window contains:
- the alc gene encoding allantoicase: MTTAAFTAHVDLASRALGGSVSAANDELFAQRENLIRPEPPFFDPHDFGHKGKVYDGWETRRRRDDGHDWAIVRLGAAGIVHGVIVDTAHFLGNYPPFVSVDGACVEGHPSSEELEKADWHTLVERSPALGGTANAYSVDDHHRWTHVRLNIFPDGGVARLRVHGEVVPDPRFLTGTVDLLAAENGAVLTECSDAFYSSPANIIMPGRARNMGEGWENARRRHGGNDFAVFALAAAGVPRHLEVDTSYYVGNPPRWVRVTTVDARTADVRDEGAWHELLPRTAVAPDTRHRFALDTSPAATHLRLDVYPDGGLSRLRLFGELDDASATAARERWSSSRPSE, translated from the coding sequence ATGACCACCGCTGCGTTCACCGCCCACGTCGACCTCGCCTCCCGAGCCTTGGGAGGAAGCGTCAGCGCGGCGAACGACGAACTGTTCGCCCAGCGGGAGAACCTGATCCGGCCGGAACCCCCATTCTTCGACCCCCACGACTTCGGGCACAAGGGCAAGGTCTACGACGGGTGGGAGACACGCCGCCGCCGCGACGACGGACACGACTGGGCGATCGTCCGACTCGGTGCCGCCGGCATCGTGCACGGCGTCATCGTCGACACGGCACACTTCCTCGGCAACTACCCGCCGTTCGTGTCCGTCGACGGGGCCTGCGTCGAGGGCCACCCGTCGAGCGAGGAGCTGGAGAAGGCCGACTGGCACACCCTCGTCGAGAGATCGCCGGCACTCGGCGGCACCGCGAACGCCTACAGCGTCGACGATCACCACCGGTGGACACATGTGCGCCTCAACATCTTTCCCGACGGGGGCGTGGCCCGACTCCGGGTGCACGGCGAGGTGGTCCCGGACCCGAGGTTCCTGACGGGGACGGTCGACCTGCTCGCCGCGGAGAACGGCGCTGTCCTGACGGAGTGCTCCGACGCGTTCTACTCCTCGCCGGCCAACATCATCATGCCGGGCCGCGCCCGCAACATGGGTGAGGGCTGGGAGAACGCGCGACGACGACACGGAGGCAACGACTTCGCGGTGTTCGCACTGGCGGCCGCGGGTGTTCCCCGCCACCTCGAAGTGGACACGAGCTACTACGTCGGCAACCCCCCCAGGTGGGTCCGTGTCACCACCGTGGATGCGCGCACCGCCGACGTCCGCGACGAGGGCGCGTGGCACGAACTGCTACCGCGAACGGCCGTCGCTCCGGACACACGGCACCGGTTCGCCCTGGATACCTCGCCTGCCGCGACGCACCTGCGTCTGGACGTCTACCCGGACGGTGGACTGTCGCGGCTGCGGCTGTTCGGTGAGCTCGACGACGCCTCGGCCACCGCGGCCCGCGAACGCTGGTCGTCCTCGCGTCCCAGCGAGTAG
- a CDS encoding type IV toxin-antitoxin system AbiEi family antitoxin domain-containing protein, with the protein MIDRLLAAQDGVVTSAHARAAGLSSDALARRVRSGRWRRVSPGVYVALDRPFTDTARVRCAVWSTTSGVLTGTSAAFWLGLTTHLPPLVEVTVPLTASGRPAPGVRLRRRTLDAADIVEVRRVRVSGLALTVLEASVVLGQEVMDRQLQRHATLLGLRRAQDRNRGRHGSTEAERLLRAAESGARSEAERLVVRLLTVSGLRGWVVNHPFGGYVLDIAFPLQRLAIEIDGWAFHSDSAAFQRDRIRQNVLSASWTVLRYTWRDLTERPGDVIAEIRALVDRVQ; encoded by the coding sequence GTGATCGACAGACTGCTCGCGGCTCAGGACGGCGTGGTCACGTCCGCACACGCTCGAGCTGCCGGCCTGAGCTCGGACGCTCTCGCACGACGAGTCCGCTCGGGACGGTGGCGACGGGTGAGTCCCGGCGTGTACGTCGCCCTCGACCGACCGTTCACCGACACAGCGCGGGTGCGGTGCGCAGTGTGGTCGACCACCAGCGGAGTGCTCACCGGGACGAGCGCCGCGTTCTGGTTGGGCCTGACGACGCATCTCCCGCCGCTGGTCGAGGTCACCGTTCCGCTCACCGCGTCGGGACGCCCCGCGCCGGGGGTTCGGTTGCGCCGCCGCACTCTCGATGCGGCAGACATCGTCGAGGTCCGCCGTGTCCGCGTCTCCGGTCTGGCGCTGACGGTGCTCGAGGCATCCGTCGTTCTCGGCCAGGAGGTCATGGACCGGCAGCTGCAGCGGCACGCGACTCTTCTGGGCCTACGGCGGGCGCAGGACCGCAATCGCGGACGACACGGCAGCACGGAAGCAGAGCGGTTGTTGCGGGCGGCCGAGTCCGGCGCTCGATCGGAGGCGGAGCGACTCGTTGTTCGCCTGCTCACCGTATCCGGGCTCCGCGGGTGGGTGGTGAACCATCCGTTCGGCGGGTACGTGCTCGACATCGCGTTCCCGTTGCAGCGCTTGGCGATCGAGATCGACGGGTGGGCATTCCACTCCGACAGCGCGGCCTTCCAGCGTGACCGTATCCGGCAGAACGTGCTGAGCGCGTCGTGGACGGTGCTGCGCTACACCTGGCGCGACCTGACCGAGCGTCCCGGCGACGTGATCGCGGAGATCCGCGCGCTCGTCGATCGTGTGCAGTGA
- a CDS encoding XdhC family protein: protein MRDIADRLMAWHDAGLAYAVATVVAVSGSAPRSPGAAMAVASDGRVVGSVSGGCVEGAVYALCEEVLETGVAVRRSFGYSDDDAFAVGLTCGGEIEVFVSPAPDPAVLRSFDGAVATVQLLDSVGTVLAVRPDRHVGSTGFADIERIAVDEARAMLDTGTTGIRSVRCRPGVEMFVASYAEPPRLLVFGAIDHAGALARLGTFLGYRVTVCDARPVFATRARFPDADEVIAEWPHSYLARTEVDARTVVCVLTHDAKFDVPLLEVALRLPVAFVGAMGSRRTHRDRLARLREVGMTETELSRLRSPVGLDLGASTPEETAVAIAAEFVAARRGGSGMSLTLGDGPIHHATVPDRRQA from the coding sequence ATGCGGGACATCGCGGACCGGTTGATGGCCTGGCACGACGCGGGACTGGCGTACGCCGTCGCGACCGTCGTCGCCGTCTCGGGCAGCGCGCCCCGGTCACCCGGTGCCGCGATGGCCGTCGCCTCCGACGGGCGGGTGGTGGGCAGCGTGTCGGGCGGCTGCGTCGAAGGTGCCGTCTACGCGCTCTGCGAGGAGGTCCTGGAGACCGGCGTCGCGGTCCGCCGGAGTTTCGGCTACAGCGACGACGACGCGTTCGCCGTCGGGCTCACCTGCGGGGGCGAGATCGAGGTGTTCGTCTCGCCGGCGCCCGACCCCGCGGTCCTGCGGTCGTTCGACGGCGCCGTCGCCACCGTTCAGCTCCTCGACTCCGTCGGCACGGTCCTGGCCGTGCGGCCGGACCGGCACGTCGGATCGACCGGCTTCGCCGACATCGAGCGCATCGCGGTCGACGAGGCCCGCGCCATGCTGGACACCGGGACCACCGGAATCCGTTCCGTTCGTTGCCGACCCGGTGTGGAGATGTTCGTCGCGTCGTATGCCGAGCCGCCGCGACTGCTCGTCTTCGGTGCCATCGATCATGCCGGCGCTCTGGCCCGGCTCGGTACCTTCCTCGGCTACCGCGTGACGGTGTGCGACGCGCGCCCGGTGTTCGCCACACGGGCACGGTTTCCGGACGCCGACGAGGTGATCGCCGAATGGCCGCACTCCTATCTCGCGCGCACCGAGGTCGACGCGCGCACGGTGGTGTGCGTCCTGACCCACGACGCGAAGTTCGACGTGCCGCTGCTCGAGGTCGCGCTCAGGTTGCCGGTGGCGTTCGTCGGGGCGATGGGGTCCAGACGAACCCACCGTGACCGGCTGGCACGGCTGCGCGAGGTGGGGATGACCGAGACCGAGCTGTCTCGACTGCGGTCACCCGTCGGCCTCGACCTGGGTGCGAGTACACCCGAGGAGACCGCGGTGGCCATCGCGGCGGAGTTCGTGGCAGCGCGGCGCGGCGGCAGCGGCATGTCCCTGACACTCGGGGACGGCCCGATCCACCACGCGACCGTGCCCGACCGTCGTCAGGCGTAG
- a CDS encoding NCS2 family permease: protein MTKLDPATTVGSGGRRSRLDTFFSITMRGSTITREIRGGITTFVAMAYLIVLIPLIIGDAQDVTGATLDPAQLSTMVALSAGLTTVLMGVVGNAPLAMAAGLGVTPIVVFQAAPFMTWPQAMGLVVLEGVIIVVLALTGVRQLIMDAIPRVLKQAIGVGIGAFIALIGLVDAGFVGYGDNASTAVTLGIFGKLAGWPVLVFCVGLVVMMVLFVRRVPGAMLIGIFVATNLAIVLNSVVDIDPRAWGPVVPSVPDSIVATPRFDLLFEVDVFGGFARAGVVTASVVLFTLVLSGFFDAMGTILGVGEEAGLVDKQGRLPGLSRILTVDGIGAILGGAINGSANTAVVESAAGVAEGARTGLASVVTGGLLTSLIFFTPLAGVVPVGAAAPALVLVGALMMTHVRKIDWEDTEIAIPAFLTIVLMPFTYSITVGVAAGVLSYTIIRLAKGKVRQTHWLLYVMSAVFVVYFALHPIEEALGIS from the coding sequence ATGACGAAACTCGATCCCGCGACGACGGTGGGCAGCGGCGGGCGCCGCTCCCGGCTCGACACGTTCTTCTCCATCACGATGCGCGGCTCCACGATCACCCGTGAGATCCGCGGTGGCATCACGACGTTCGTCGCGATGGCCTACCTGATCGTGCTGATCCCGCTCATCATCGGCGACGCGCAGGACGTCACCGGTGCGACCCTCGACCCGGCACAGTTGAGCACCATGGTCGCGCTGTCGGCGGGGCTGACGACCGTGCTGATGGGCGTGGTGGGCAATGCGCCGCTCGCCATGGCGGCAGGGCTGGGAGTGACGCCGATCGTGGTGTTCCAGGCCGCGCCGTTCATGACCTGGCCCCAGGCGATGGGTCTCGTCGTCCTCGAAGGTGTCATCATCGTCGTCCTCGCGCTGACCGGTGTCCGCCAACTCATCATGGACGCGATCCCGCGCGTGCTGAAGCAGGCCATCGGAGTGGGCATCGGAGCGTTCATCGCTCTCATCGGTCTCGTCGACGCCGGGTTCGTCGGCTACGGCGACAACGCCTCCACCGCAGTCACACTCGGAATCTTCGGCAAGCTCGCAGGCTGGCCGGTCCTCGTGTTCTGCGTCGGCCTCGTGGTCATGATGGTGCTGTTCGTCCGGCGCGTCCCCGGTGCGATGCTCATCGGCATCTTCGTCGCCACCAACCTCGCCATCGTGCTGAACTCCGTGGTCGACATCGACCCACGCGCATGGGGTCCCGTGGTGCCCTCGGTACCCGATTCCATCGTCGCCACACCGCGATTCGACCTGCTGTTCGAGGTGGACGTGTTCGGCGGCTTCGCCCGCGCCGGCGTCGTCACCGCCTCGGTCGTGCTGTTCACGCTGGTGCTCTCGGGCTTCTTCGACGCCATGGGAACCATCCTCGGAGTGGGGGAGGAGGCCGGGCTCGTCGACAAACAGGGGCGGCTGCCCGGACTGAGCCGCATCCTCACCGTCGACGGCATCGGCGCCATCCTCGGCGGCGCGATCAACGGGTCCGCCAACACCGCGGTGGTCGAATCGGCCGCCGGAGTCGCGGAGGGTGCTCGCACGGGACTGGCCAGCGTGGTCACCGGTGGACTGCTCACCAGCCTCATCTTCTTCACACCACTCGCCGGCGTCGTCCCGGTCGGCGCGGCAGCACCTGCCCTGGTCCTCGTCGGCGCGTTGATGATGACCCACGTCCGCAAGATCGACTGGGAGGACACCGAGATCGCGATCCCGGCCTTCCTGACCATCGTGCTCATGCCCTTCACGTACTCGATCACGGTCGGTGTGGCGGCAGGGGTGTTGTCCTACACGATCATCCGCCTGGCCAAGGGAAAGGTGCGGCAGACGCACTGGCTGCTGTACGTCATGAGCGCGGTGTTCGTCGTGTACTTCGCACTGCACCCCATCGAGGAAGCGCTGGGCATCTCCTGA
- a CDS encoding molybdopterin cofactor-binding domain-containing protein encodes MSAPGRTRPGAFPAPVDAPGLGRVGDSPLRPDGTLKVKGEFAYSSDLFIDGMLHGATLRSPHPRARIVSVDISAALALPGVEAVLTHEDVPGRPCFGLDGTWDQPVLAFGEVRHEGEPIVLVAADHPETARRAMERIEVVYEVLEPLCDARRAALDPTYPKVQERGGIARHQPVRVGDVAAARARADVIVSSDFSVGIQDQAFLGPESGLAVPGDDGGVDLYVATQWMHNDLEQIGPCLGLPKEKIRMTLSGVGGAFGGREDLSMQIHAAMLAMYTGKPVRMVYNRYESFFGHVHRHPAQMHYEYGATSDGRLLFADVEIILDGGAYTSATLNVVGNAASLGVGPYVIPNIEIDAYGVYTNNPPCGAMRGFGAVQACFAYESMMDQLAEACGLSPVEVRRVNAVAQGSLLATGQVIEAPAPLAEMLLRAEAMPMPAPLDTSDIRNLPGGASQTTHGEGVVRGVGYGVGLKNICFSENYDDYSTARVRLEVIGGEVTALVHTAAAEVGQGLVTLEVQIARTELGVSRVTIHPADTTIGNSGSSSASRQSYMTGGAVKAACEAVREAVFVLAGLHLGRAATDLTLDGGKVVSRTDGVLATIEDVLGDRVVEQTREFHHRPTTGMDPVTGQGASHTQLALCVHRAVVDVDVELGLVKVVEMAAVQDVGKILNRLSLEGQIHGGSAQGLGLALMEEIVVVDGLVKNPSFTDYLIPTILDMPPMKLDILENPDPLAPYGLRGAGEPPTLSSTPAVVAAVRDATGLALTRVPIRPEHITDPGRP; translated from the coding sequence GTGAGCGCCCCCGGACGGACGCGCCCCGGCGCCTTCCCCGCACCCGTGGACGCACCGGGCCTCGGACGCGTGGGAGACAGTCCGCTCCGCCCCGACGGGACCCTGAAGGTCAAGGGAGAGTTCGCGTACTCGTCCGATCTGTTCATCGACGGCATGCTGCACGGGGCCACCCTGCGGAGTCCGCATCCCCGCGCGCGCATCGTGTCCGTGGACATCTCGGCGGCGCTCGCCCTCCCCGGCGTGGAGGCCGTGCTCACCCACGAGGACGTGCCGGGACGCCCGTGTTTCGGCCTCGACGGCACCTGGGACCAGCCTGTCCTCGCCTTCGGCGAGGTGCGTCACGAAGGCGAGCCGATCGTCCTCGTCGCGGCGGATCACCCCGAGACCGCGCGCCGGGCGATGGAACGGATCGAGGTGGTCTACGAGGTGCTCGAGCCGCTGTGCGACGCCCGCCGTGCCGCACTGGATCCGACCTACCCGAAGGTGCAGGAGCGCGGCGGAATCGCACGCCACCAACCGGTGCGCGTCGGCGACGTGGCCGCTGCGCGCGCGCGGGCCGATGTGATCGTCAGCAGCGACTTCTCGGTCGGCATCCAGGACCAGGCCTTCCTCGGACCCGAATCAGGTCTCGCGGTTCCCGGCGACGACGGCGGGGTGGACCTGTACGTCGCGACGCAATGGATGCACAACGACCTCGAACAGATCGGGCCGTGCCTCGGACTGCCGAAGGAGAAGATCAGGATGACGCTCTCCGGAGTCGGGGGAGCGTTCGGCGGGCGCGAGGACCTGTCCATGCAGATCCACGCGGCCATGCTCGCGATGTACACGGGCAAGCCGGTCCGGATGGTCTACAACCGCTACGAGTCGTTCTTCGGGCATGTGCACCGGCACCCGGCGCAGATGCACTACGAGTACGGCGCCACGAGCGACGGCCGGCTGTTGTTCGCGGACGTCGAGATCATCCTCGACGGCGGCGCCTACACGTCGGCCACGCTGAACGTCGTCGGCAACGCTGCGTCGCTGGGCGTGGGACCGTACGTGATCCCGAACATCGAGATAGACGCGTACGGCGTCTACACGAACAACCCGCCGTGCGGCGCGATGCGCGGATTCGGCGCCGTACAGGCATGTTTCGCGTACGAGTCGATGATGGACCAGCTCGCCGAGGCGTGCGGTCTGAGCCCGGTCGAGGTCCGCCGCGTCAACGCCGTCGCTCAGGGTTCGCTCCTCGCCACCGGTCAGGTGATCGAGGCTCCCGCGCCCCTCGCCGAGATGCTCCTCCGGGCCGAGGCGATGCCCATGCCCGCGCCACTGGACACCTCCGACATCCGCAACCTTCCCGGCGGCGCGTCGCAGACCACGCACGGTGAGGGCGTCGTGCGGGGAGTCGGCTACGGCGTGGGACTCAAGAACATCTGCTTCTCGGAGAACTACGACGACTACTCGACGGCGCGGGTCCGACTCGAGGTCATCGGCGGCGAGGTCACCGCTCTGGTGCACACGGCCGCCGCCGAGGTGGGACAGGGCCTGGTCACCCTCGAGGTGCAGATCGCCCGCACCGAGCTGGGGGTGTCGCGCGTGACGATCCATCCTGCCGACACCACCATCGGAAACTCAGGGTCGTCGTCCGCGTCCCGCCAGTCCTACATGACCGGCGGTGCGGTGAAGGCCGCGTGCGAGGCGGTCCGGGAGGCCGTGTTCGTCCTCGCCGGACTGCATCTCGGTCGCGCCGCGACGGACCTGACTCTCGACGGCGGCAAGGTCGTCTCCCGCACCGACGGCGTCCTGGCCACGATCGAGGACGTTCTCGGCGACCGAGTGGTCGAGCAGACCCGCGAGTTCCACCACCGTCCCACCACCGGCATGGACCCGGTGACCGGGCAGGGCGCGAGCCACACCCAGCTCGCGCTGTGCGTGCACCGCGCGGTGGTCGACGTCGACGTCGAGCTCGGTCTGGTGAAGGTCGTCGAGATGGCCGCCGTCCAGGACGTCGGCAAGATCCTCAACCGGCTCTCCCTCGAGGGGCAGATCCACGGCGGATCGGCTCAGGGACTGGGCCTGGCGCTGATGGAGGAGATCGTCGTCGTGGACGGGCTCGTGAAGAACCCGTCGTTCACCGACTACCTCATCCCCACCATCCTCGACATGCCGCCGATGAAACTCGACATCCTGGAGAACCCGGACCCATTGGCGCCGTACGGCCTTCGCGGCGCCGGTGAGCCTCCGACCCTGTCCTCCACCCCCGCAGTCGTCGCTGCCGTTCGCGACGCCACCGGACTCGCCCTCACGCGAGTACCGATACGACCCGAACACATCACGGACCCGGGAAGGCCCTGA
- a CDS encoding 8-oxoguanine deaminase has protein sequence MSVRIVTNAYIAPVVGAEIPHGYIVVDGPLVTAIGAGPAPIVPGAEIIDARGGLVTPGLVNAHHHLYQWASQGLAKDSTLFEWLVTLYRPWAKMDAEVVGGAALAGLGWLAKSGCTTSTDHHYIFPRGRGDLFAAEIDAAARIGVRFHPCRGSMDRGVSDGGLPPDEVVEKLDDILTATADAIDTYHDASFGSMLRIAVAPCSPFSISKDLLVESASLARAKSVRLHTHLSETVDEEEHCLAQMGCTPVQYMEQVGWLGDDVWFAHAVHLHDSDITALAATGTGVAHCPSSNARLGAGIARVADLLHAGAPVGLGVDGSASAEMVSLAGEIRQAVYMQRARYGPTALSARQALEAATLGGATVLGRQDEIGSLEVGKLADLAIWRTDGFFAAIDDPVVALAYGQTPPLGHLMVGGRTIVEDDTLISVSQDEAAAAGANAHRRLMALAKDVL, from the coding sequence ATGAGTGTTCGCATCGTCACCAACGCCTACATCGCACCCGTGGTCGGTGCCGAGATCCCGCACGGGTACATCGTCGTCGACGGGCCGCTCGTGACCGCGATCGGCGCGGGTCCCGCGCCGATCGTTCCCGGCGCCGAGATCATCGACGCGCGTGGCGGACTGGTCACGCCCGGTCTGGTCAATGCCCATCACCACCTGTACCAGTGGGCGTCGCAGGGACTGGCGAAGGACAGCACCCTCTTCGAGTGGCTCGTGACCCTGTACCGACCATGGGCGAAGATGGACGCCGAGGTGGTCGGCGGGGCCGCGCTGGCGGGGCTCGGCTGGCTCGCGAAGTCCGGGTGCACCACCAGCACCGATCACCACTACATCTTCCCGAGGGGACGGGGCGATCTGTTCGCCGCCGAGATCGACGCGGCGGCGCGGATCGGAGTGCGTTTCCACCCCTGCCGCGGGTCGATGGACCGGGGCGTGTCGGACGGCGGGCTCCCTCCCGACGAGGTGGTGGAGAAGCTCGACGACATTCTGACCGCCACCGCGGATGCGATCGACACGTACCACGACGCGTCGTTCGGCTCGATGCTGCGCATTGCCGTGGCGCCGTGCTCCCCGTTCTCGATCAGCAAGGACCTGCTCGTGGAATCGGCGAGCCTCGCCCGAGCGAAAAGTGTTCGGCTGCACACACATCTGTCAGAGACGGTGGACGAGGAGGAGCACTGCCTCGCCCAGATGGGCTGCACGCCCGTGCAGTACATGGAACAGGTCGGGTGGCTGGGCGACGACGTGTGGTTCGCCCACGCCGTCCACCTCCACGATTCCGACATCACCGCGCTCGCGGCAACGGGTACCGGCGTCGCGCACTGCCCCAGTTCGAACGCGCGACTCGGCGCGGGAATCGCCCGTGTCGCCGATCTGCTGCACGCCGGCGCGCCGGTCGGTCTCGGCGTGGACGGATCGGCGTCCGCCGAGATGGTCTCGCTCGCCGGCGAGATCCGTCAGGCCGTGTACATGCAGCGGGCACGCTACGGGCCGACCGCGTTGAGTGCCCGCCAGGCTCTCGAGGCCGCGACACTCGGTGGCGCCACGGTCCTCGGCCGGCAGGACGAGATCGGGTCACTCGAGGTGGGCAAGCTCGCCGACCTCGCGATCTGGCGTACCGACGGCTTCTTCGCCGCGATAGACGATCCCGTCGTCGCGCTCGCGTACGGGCAGACGCCGCCCCTGGGCCACCTCATGGTCGGCGGTCGGACGATCGTGGAGGACGACACGCTGATCAGCGTGTCGCAGGACGAGGCGGCGGCGGCCGGAGCGAACGCACACCGTCGTCTCATGGCTCTCGCGAAGGACGTCCTGTGA
- a CDS encoding (2Fe-2S)-binding protein produces the protein MRVNCTVNGTDQSADDVWEGESLLYVLRERMGLPGSKNACEQGECGSCTVYLDDVPVCSCLVAAGQVEGRRVRTVEGLSDGEALGPIQKAFVECGAVQCGFCTPGLVVQAHDLVERVPDPSDAEIREALAGNLCRCTGYEKILDAVRLAASRRADSR, from the coding sequence ATGAGAGTGAACTGCACGGTGAACGGCACCGACCAGAGCGCGGACGACGTGTGGGAGGGCGAGAGTCTTCTCTACGTGTTGCGCGAGCGCATGGGCCTGCCCGGATCGAAGAACGCGTGCGAGCAGGGGGAGTGCGGTTCCTGCACCGTCTATCTCGACGACGTGCCGGTGTGCTCGTGCCTGGTGGCGGCCGGCCAGGTCGAAGGTCGACGCGTGCGCACCGTGGAGGGACTCTCCGACGGGGAGGCGCTGGGTCCGATCCAGAAGGCCTTCGTGGAGTGCGGCGCCGTCCAGTGCGGCTTCTGCACACCGGGGCTGGTGGTCCAGGCGCACGACCTCGTCGAGCGGGTGCCCGATCCGTCCGATGCGGAGATCCGCGAGGCCCTCGCCGGAAACCTCTGCCGCTGCACCGGTTACGAGAAGATTCTCGACGCCGTCCGACTCGCCGCCTCCCGAAGGGCCGATTCCCGATGA
- a CDS encoding FAD binding domain-containing protein: protein MDFLRPQTWADALAAAADRPDVVPVQGGTDVMVEMNFDLHRPTALLDLNPITELTTWEENPDGSLRVGAGMPYVRIIAELGDRLPGIAQAARTVGSPQIRNRGTVGGNLGGASPAGDLHAPLLACGAIVEAESAARGTRMIPADQFYVGVKRHCLEPDELIRAFHVPPATGPQYFSKVGTRNAMVIAVCSFSLALFPAERRVGTGIGSAAPTPRRATAAEEFLAAELDWDGTLDDAVARRFGDLVREAASPIDDVRGTADYRRHALAVMARRTLAWSWRDHRNNGEAA from the coding sequence ATGGACTTTCTTCGGCCACAGACCTGGGCGGACGCACTCGCCGCCGCAGCCGATCGACCCGATGTCGTCCCCGTGCAGGGGGGTACCGACGTCATGGTCGAGATGAACTTCGATCTGCACAGACCGACGGCGCTGCTCGACCTCAACCCGATCACGGAGCTCACCACCTGGGAGGAAAATCCAGACGGGTCGCTCCGCGTCGGTGCCGGCATGCCGTACGTGCGGATCATCGCCGAACTGGGCGATCGGCTGCCGGGAATCGCGCAAGCTGCGCGCACGGTCGGTTCGCCCCAGATCCGCAACAGGGGGACGGTCGGCGGCAATCTCGGGGGCGCATCGCCCGCCGGCGATCTGCACGCGCCGCTGCTCGCCTGCGGCGCGATCGTCGAGGCCGAGTCGGCCGCTCGGGGCACACGCATGATTCCGGCCGATCAGTTCTACGTCGGTGTCAAGCGTCATTGCCTGGAACCGGACGAGTTGATCCGCGCGTTCCACGTGCCGCCGGCCACCGGGCCGCAGTACTTCTCGAAGGTCGGCACGCGCAACGCCATGGTCATCGCGGTGTGTTCGTTCTCGCTCGCGCTGTTCCCGGCCGAGCGACGTGTCGGGACGGGTATCGGTTCGGCCGCCCCGACGCCGCGGCGGGCCACCGCCGCCGAGGAGTTTCTCGCTGCCGAACTGGACTGGGACGGCACGCTCGACGACGCCGTCGCCCGCCGGTTCGGCGACCTGGTCCGTGAGGCGGCGAGCCCGATCGACGACGTACGCGGTACCGCCGACTATCGGCGACATGCGCTGGCGGTCATGGCGAGACGCACTCTCGCCTGGTCGTGGCGCGACCACAGGAACAACGGAGAGGCGGCGTGA